One Paraburkholderia sp. HP33-1 genomic region harbors:
- a CDS encoding carboxyl transferase domain-containing protein: MPIIESKLNPRSDDFRANVAALEALVADLRAKIEQLAQGGGQAARDKHTSRGKLLPRERIAYLLDPGTPFLELSQLAAYGMYNDDAPGAGVITGIGRIAGQECVIVCNDATVKGGTYYPVTVKKHVRAQEIASENRLPCVYLVDSGGANLPNQDEVFPDRDHFGRIFYNQANLSAAGIPQIAVVMGSCTAGGAYVPAMSDESIIVKNQGTIFLGGPPLVKAATGEVVSAEDLGGGDVHTRLSGVVDHLAQNDAHALGIARSIVGNLNRVKPVPLVLQEPKPPRYDTQSIYGVIPVDTRKPFDIREVIARIVDDSAFDEFKARYGTTLVCGFAHIWGHPVGIVANNGILFSESALKGTHFIELCCQRKIPLVFLQNITGFMVGRKYENEGIARNGAKMVTAVATAKVPKFTVIIGGSFGAGNYGMCGRAYSPRFLWMWPNARISVMGGEQAASVLATVRRDGIEAKGGNWSAEEEEAFKQPIRDQYEQQGHPYYASARLWDDGVIDPAQTRDVLGLGLSAAMNAPIEDTRFGVFRM; the protein is encoded by the coding sequence ATGCCGATCATCGAATCAAAACTGAACCCGCGCTCGGACGATTTCCGTGCGAACGTTGCGGCGCTCGAAGCGCTCGTCGCTGATCTGCGCGCGAAGATCGAGCAGCTCGCGCAAGGCGGCGGCCAGGCCGCGCGCGACAAGCACACGAGCCGCGGCAAACTGCTGCCGCGCGAGCGGATCGCGTATCTGCTCGATCCGGGCACGCCGTTTCTCGAACTGTCGCAGCTCGCCGCGTACGGCATGTATAACGACGACGCGCCTGGCGCCGGCGTGATCACCGGTATCGGCCGCATCGCGGGGCAGGAGTGCGTGATCGTCTGCAACGACGCGACGGTCAAAGGCGGCACCTACTATCCGGTCACCGTGAAGAAGCATGTGCGCGCGCAGGAAATCGCCAGCGAAAACCGCTTGCCGTGCGTGTACCTCGTCGACTCGGGCGGCGCGAATCTGCCGAATCAGGACGAGGTGTTTCCCGATCGCGATCACTTCGGCCGCATCTTCTACAACCAGGCGAATCTGTCGGCGGCAGGCATTCCGCAGATCGCGGTCGTAATGGGTTCGTGCACCGCGGGCGGCGCGTATGTGCCGGCGATGAGCGACGAGTCGATCATCGTGAAGAACCAGGGGACGATTTTTCTCGGCGGTCCGCCGCTCGTCAAAGCCGCGACCGGTGAAGTGGTCAGCGCCGAAGACCTCGGCGGCGGCGACGTGCATACGCGTCTGTCGGGTGTCGTCGATCATCTCGCGCAGAACGATGCGCATGCGCTCGGGATCGCGCGCAGCATCGTCGGCAATCTGAATCGCGTGAAGCCGGTGCCGCTCGTGTTGCAGGAGCCGAAGCCGCCGCGCTACGACACACAGAGCATCTACGGGGTGATTCCGGTCGACACGCGCAAGCCTTTCGATATCCGCGAGGTGATCGCGCGCATCGTCGACGATTCCGCGTTTGATGAATTCAAGGCGCGCTACGGCACGACGCTCGTGTGTGGCTTCGCGCATATCTGGGGGCACCCGGTCGGCATCGTCGCGAACAACGGTATTCTGTTTTCGGAGTCGGCGCTCAAGGGCACGCACTTCATCGAGCTGTGTTGCCAGCGCAAGATTCCGCTCGTGTTTCTGCAGAACATCACCGGCTTCATGGTCGGCCGCAAGTATGAAAACGAAGGCATCGCGCGCAACGGCGCGAAGATGGTGACGGCCGTTGCGACCGCGAAGGTGCCGAAGTTCACGGTAATCATCGGCGGCTCGTTCGGCGCGGGCAACTACGGCATGTGCGGCCGCGCGTATTCGCCTCGCTTCCTGTGGATGTGGCCGAACGCGCGCATCTCGGTGATGGGCGGCGAGCAGGCGGCATCGGTGCTCGCCACTGTCAGGCGCGACGGTATCGAAGCGAAGGGCGGCAACTGGAGCGCGGAGGAAGAAGAGGCGTTCAAGCAGCCGATTCGTGACCAATACGAGCAACAGGGCCATCCGTACTACGCGAGCGCGCGTCTGTGGGACGATGGCGTGATCGACCCCGCGCAAACCCGTGACGTGCTCGGTCTCGGCCTGTCGGCAGCAATGAATGCGCCGATCGAAGACACGCGCTTCGGCGTGTTCAGAATGTGA
- a CDS encoding enoyl-CoA hydratase/isomerase family protein, translating into MQYETLKVEVAGPIATVTLNRPEVRNAFNETMIAELTAAFTALDTRDDVRAVVLAANGKAFCAGADLNWMKKMAGYSDDENRADAMRLAGMLSAVYRCNKPVIARVNGDAYAGGMGLIAACDIVVAVESAHFCLSEARLGLIPATIAPYVIRALGEQASRRYFVTAEAFDCASALRLGLVSEAVSAEQLDATVAQLAQTLCANGPQAVRACKRLVQDIAGRELSDALIEDTAERIAKTRAGAEGREGVASFLEKRTPGWRN; encoded by the coding sequence ATGCAATACGAAACGCTGAAGGTCGAAGTTGCCGGCCCGATCGCGACGGTCACACTGAATCGTCCGGAGGTGCGCAACGCGTTCAACGAAACGATGATCGCCGAGCTGACTGCCGCATTCACCGCGCTGGACACGCGCGACGACGTGCGCGCGGTCGTGCTCGCTGCGAACGGCAAGGCGTTCTGCGCGGGCGCCGACCTGAACTGGATGAAGAAAATGGCCGGCTACTCGGACGACGAGAACCGCGCCGATGCAATGCGGCTCGCAGGCATGCTGTCGGCGGTGTATCGCTGCAACAAGCCGGTGATTGCGCGCGTGAACGGCGACGCGTACGCGGGCGGCATGGGCCTGATTGCCGCTTGCGACATCGTCGTTGCGGTCGAAAGCGCGCACTTCTGCCTGTCGGAAGCACGCCTCGGGCTGATTCCCGCGACGATCGCGCCTTACGTGATTCGCGCGCTCGGCGAGCAGGCGTCGCGGCGCTACTTCGTCACCGCCGAGGCGTTCGACTGCGCGAGCGCATTGCGTCTCGGATTGGTCAGCGAAGCGGTGAGCGCGGAGCAACTCGATGCAACGGTCGCGCAACTCGCGCAGACCTTGTGCGCGAACGGCCCGCAGGCGGTGCGCGCCTGCAAGCGGCTCGTGCAGGACATCGCGGGCCGCGAGCTGAGCGACGCGCTGATCGAGGACACGGCCGAACGTATTGCGAAAACGCGGGCCGGTGCCGAAGGCCGCGAAGGCGTCGCGTCGTTCCTCGAAAAACGCACGCCGGGCTGGCGCAACTGA
- a CDS encoding acetyl/propionyl/methylcrotonyl-CoA carboxylase subunit alpha — protein MFNKILIANRGEIACRVAATCKRLGIASVAVYSDADANAKHVAACDEAVHIGGSAATQSYLRIERIIEAARAAGAQAVHPGYGFLSENEDFADACEAAGIVFIGPPVEAIAAMGSKAAAKALMHAAAVPLVPGYHGDDQDPQLLQREADAIGYPVLLKASAGGGGKGMRVVERSGDFAAALLSCKREAASSFGNDRVLIEKYLTRPRHVEVQVFADRHGGAVYLFDRDCSVQRRHQKVLEEAPAPGLSAEVKRAMGEAAVAAARAVNYVGAGTVEFIMTPGGEFYFMEMNTRLQVEHPVTEMVTGQDLVEWQLRVAAGEALPLTQQHLKLDGHAIEARIYAEHPARGFLPSTGTLKYLRMPEGVEFAIDAAGLGEPGRKAPVRIDSGVREGDTITPFYDPMIAKLIVHGATREEALARLTRALHACEVVGPHTNVEFLRRIVASEPFASGDLDTGLIERHHDALFAPAKKPFKEALALACAALLTREGGTAHGASPWDALSHWRLNSGYTQTLGWRMIDDGANEGSEAPFTVVFARNGETQALVQTLEHDGVREDFTWSVGAGDHAWRATIGDARATGRVFVDGDRFHVFCLGETLAFEWQNLLAHAADAEHGEGRLTAPMPGKVIAVLVEPGTVVEKGAPLIVMEAMKMEHTIGAPAAGTIAEVLYAVGDQVADGAQLLVLDVQQASQ, from the coding sequence ATGTTCAACAAGATCCTGATCGCTAACCGGGGTGAGATTGCGTGCCGCGTCGCCGCGACTTGCAAGCGGCTCGGCATCGCGAGCGTGGCCGTCTATTCCGACGCGGATGCCAACGCCAAACACGTTGCTGCCTGCGACGAAGCGGTTCATATCGGCGGCTCGGCGGCGACGCAAAGCTATCTGCGCATCGAGCGCATCATCGAAGCCGCGCGCGCGGCTGGCGCGCAGGCCGTGCATCCGGGCTACGGTTTTCTTTCGGAAAACGAAGATTTCGCGGATGCGTGCGAGGCGGCCGGCATCGTCTTTATCGGACCGCCGGTCGAGGCGATCGCCGCGATGGGCTCGAAGGCCGCAGCGAAAGCGCTGATGCACGCAGCCGCGGTGCCGCTCGTGCCCGGCTATCACGGCGACGACCAGGACCCGCAGCTGTTGCAGCGCGAGGCGGATGCGATCGGCTATCCGGTGTTGCTGAAGGCGAGCGCGGGCGGGGGCGGCAAGGGCATGCGCGTGGTCGAGCGTAGCGGGGACTTCGCGGCCGCGCTGCTGTCGTGCAAGCGCGAGGCGGCGAGCAGCTTCGGCAACGATCGCGTGCTGATCGAGAAATATCTGACGCGGCCGCGTCACGTCGAAGTCCAGGTGTTTGCCGATCGGCACGGCGGCGCGGTCTATCTGTTCGACCGCGACTGCTCGGTGCAGCGGCGTCATCAGAAGGTGCTCGAGGAAGCGCCGGCGCCGGGGCTGTCCGCGGAGGTCAAGCGCGCGATGGGCGAAGCGGCCGTGGCCGCCGCGCGCGCGGTCAACTATGTCGGCGCGGGCACGGTCGAGTTCATCATGACACCGGGCGGCGAGTTCTATTTCATGGAAATGAACACACGGCTGCAGGTCGAGCATCCCGTCACCGAGATGGTGACGGGACAGGACCTCGTCGAATGGCAGTTGCGCGTCGCCGCGGGCGAGGCGCTGCCGCTCACGCAGCAGCATCTGAAGCTCGACGGCCATGCGATCGAGGCGCGCATCTACGCCGAGCATCCGGCGCGCGGTTTCCTGCCGTCCACGGGTACGCTCAAGTACCTGCGCATGCCCGAAGGCGTCGAGTTCGCGATCGACGCGGCCGGACTCGGCGAGCCGGGCCGCAAGGCTCCTGTGCGCATCGACAGCGGCGTGCGTGAGGGCGACACGATCACGCCGTTCTACGATCCGATGATCGCCAAGTTGATCGTCCACGGTGCAACGCGCGAGGAGGCGTTGGCGCGCCTCACGCGTGCGCTGCATGCGTGCGAAGTCGTCGGGCCGCATACGAACGTCGAGTTTCTGCGGCGCATCGTCGCGAGCGAACCGTTCGCGAGCGGCGATCTCGACACGGGCTTGATCGAGCGTCATCACGACGCACTGTTCGCGCCGGCGAAGAAACCGTTCAAGGAAGCGCTGGCGCTCGCGTGCGCCGCACTGCTGACGCGTGAGGGCGGTACCGCGCACGGCGCGTCGCCGTGGGATGCGCTGTCGCACTGGCGGCTCAATAGCGGTTACACGCAAACGCTCGGCTGGCGCATGATCGACGACGGTGCCAACGAGGGCAGCGAGGCCCCGTTCACGGTCGTGTTCGCGCGCAACGGTGAAACGCAAGCGCTCGTGCAGACACTCGAGCACGACGGCGTGCGCGAGGACTTCACATGGTCGGTCGGCGCAGGCGACCACGCATGGCGCGCCACGATCGGCGATGCGCGCGCGACGGGACGCGTGTTCGTCGACGGCGACAGGTTCCACGTGTTCTGCCTCGGCGAGACGCTTGCATTCGAATGGCAGAACCTGCTCGCGCATGCCGCAGACGCCGAGCATGGCGAAGGCCGTTTGACCGCGCCGATGCCAGGCAAGGTGATCGCGGTGCTGGTCGAGCCGGGCACGGTGGTCGAGAAGGGCGCGCCGCTGATCGTGATGGAAGCGATGAAGATGGAGCATACGATCGGCGCGCCGGCGGCCGGTACGATCGCCGAGGTGCTGTATGCGGTCGGCGATCAGGTCGCCGACGGCGCGCAGTTGCTGGTGCTGGACGTGCAGCAGGCGAGTCAGTAA
- a CDS encoding phosphate/phosphite/phosphonate ABC transporter substrate-binding protein, with protein MSWIAALPMYNVTPALGLEWRGWLDDVLRRVKPACRIVEPDEELHGFWRRPNLLISQTCGYPLMHGLHEQVQLIATPCFDAPGCDGAHYSSVLVTRADARFDTLASCRGTRAAYNQDDSNSGMNAFRHAVAPLAHAGMFFGAVLRTGSHLDSLRAVADNRADVAAIDCVTFAFVGDVLPELARRVRAIGMTAASPGLPLIAAANVPRTTIAALRNALNETLTVRPERAKRLRLRGFSTLPLTDYARIRELESQARAAGYARLG; from the coding sequence ATGAGCTGGATCGCCGCCCTGCCGATGTACAACGTAACACCCGCACTCGGCCTCGAATGGCGCGGTTGGCTCGACGACGTGCTGCGCCGGGTCAAGCCCGCCTGCCGCATCGTCGAACCCGACGAGGAACTGCACGGTTTCTGGCGGCGCCCGAATCTGCTGATTTCGCAGACCTGCGGTTATCCGCTGATGCATGGCCTGCACGAGCAGGTCCAGTTGATCGCGACACCCTGCTTCGATGCGCCCGGTTGCGACGGCGCACATTACTCGAGCGTACTGGTCACGCGCGCCGACGCGCGCTTCGACACGCTCGCCTCGTGCCGCGGCACGCGCGCCGCCTACAACCAGGACGATTCGAACAGCGGCATGAACGCGTTTCGGCACGCGGTCGCGCCGCTCGCGCACGCCGGCATGTTCTTCGGCGCGGTGCTGCGCACGGGCTCGCATCTCGACTCGCTGCGCGCGGTCGCCGATAATCGCGCGGACGTCGCCGCGATCGACTGCGTGACCTTCGCCTTCGTTGGCGACGTGCTGCCCGAACTGGCGCGGCGCGTGCGCGCGATCGGCATGACCGCCGCATCGCCGGGCTTGCCGCTGATCGCCGCGGCCAATGTGCCGCGGACCACGATCGCCGCGTTGCGCAACGCGCTGAACGAGACACTCACCGTCCGCCCCGAGCGCGCAAAACGCCTGCGCTTAAGGGGCTTTTCAACGCTCCCGCTCACCGACTACGCGCGCATCCGCGAGCTCGAAAGCCAGGCGCGCGCCGCGGGCTACGCGCGGCTCGGCTGA
- a CDS encoding DUF1488 family protein yields MSVYVDEGFRPCVTECATVAFRVCCDDRAQIFEVSADALVEFCGAASRRKQDLLVAFEDAQDEILSVAAQRWQFTPSESVRLGLDEFKLVRH; encoded by the coding sequence ATGTCGGTCTATGTCGATGAAGGGTTCCGGCCCTGTGTGACGGAATGCGCGACGGTCGCGTTCCGCGTGTGCTGCGACGATCGCGCACAGATTTTTGAAGTCAGCGCCGACGCGCTGGTGGAGTTCTGCGGCGCCGCGAGCCGTCGCAAGCAGGACCTGCTGGTCGCGTTCGAGGATGCGCAGGACGAGATCCTCTCCGTTGCCGCTCAGCGTTGGCAGTTCACGCCGAGCGAATCGGTGCGGCTTGGTCTCGACGAATTCAAATTGGTCAGACATTAG
- a CDS encoding cation:proton antiporter gives MSVFQIAGALFTIVALFGVLNYRFIKLPDTLGITAVGLVVCVGISALGFYYPAMAIAARKIVVQIDFADVVFHGLLSLLLFAGALHVDLSKMRTQRSAVLLLATIGVLISIAVVSFGVYYAAQWLGHPVSLPWCLVFGALISPTDPIAVLSVLKRAGAPESLETTITGESLFNDGTGVVAFLTLVGLATGASEFSAGAIAFDLLREVAGALVLGAALGFGASLLLRGIDSYPVEILITLALATGGYSLVEALHVSGPLAVVVMGLVIGNHGASTSMSEKTREHLFNFWDLLDELLNLVLFGLIGLEIIALSLRVEIVWLGLATIPVVLLARGVSVAIPLLALQNFRRLNPHSAVVLTWGGLRGGISIALALSLPEFPGREMFIGVTYLVVVFSLLIQATTLGPLIRRLYVSGSSSARNSG, from the coding sequence ATGAGCGTATTCCAGATTGCCGGTGCGCTGTTCACCATCGTCGCGCTGTTCGGCGTCCTCAATTATCGGTTCATCAAACTGCCCGACACGCTCGGCATCACCGCGGTCGGGCTCGTCGTTTGCGTCGGTATTTCAGCGCTCGGCTTCTACTATCCGGCAATGGCAATCGCCGCGCGCAAGATCGTCGTGCAGATCGATTTCGCCGACGTCGTGTTTCACGGCCTGCTAAGCCTGCTGCTGTTCGCCGGCGCGCTGCACGTCGATCTGTCGAAGATGCGCACGCAGCGGAGCGCGGTGCTGTTGCTCGCAACGATCGGCGTGTTGATCTCAATCGCGGTGGTCAGCTTCGGCGTTTACTACGCGGCACAATGGCTCGGCCATCCGGTCAGCCTGCCGTGGTGTCTCGTGTTCGGCGCGCTGATTTCGCCGACCGATCCGATCGCGGTGCTGAGCGTGCTCAAGCGCGCGGGGGCGCCCGAAAGCCTCGAAACCACGATCACCGGCGAATCGCTGTTCAACGACGGCACCGGCGTCGTCGCGTTCCTTACGCTGGTCGGACTCGCGACCGGTGCGAGCGAGTTTTCCGCCGGCGCGATCGCGTTCGATCTGCTGCGCGAAGTCGCCGGCGCGCTCGTGCTGGGCGCGGCGCTCGGCTTTGGCGCGTCGCTTCTGCTGCGGGGTATCGACAGCTATCCGGTCGAGATCCTGATTACGCTCGCGCTCGCGACGGGTGGCTATAGTCTGGTCGAAGCGCTGCACGTGTCGGGGCCGCTCGCAGTTGTGGTCATGGGGCTCGTAATCGGCAATCACGGCGCGTCGACGTCGATGTCGGAAAAGACGCGTGAGCATCTGTTCAACTTCTGGGACCTGCTCGACGAGCTGCTCAATCTCGTGCTGTTCGGGCTGATCGGGCTCGAGATCATCGCGCTGTCGCTGCGCGTCGAGATCGTCTGGCTCGGGCTCGCGACAATTCCGGTCGTGCTGCTCGCACGCGGCGTCAGCGTCGCGATTCCGCTGCTCGCGTTGCAGAATTTCCGGCGACTCAACCCGCATTCGGCTGTCGTGCTGACATGGGGCGGGCTGCGCGGCGGCATCTCGATCGCGCTCGCGCTGTCGCTGCCGGAGTTTCCTGGACGCGAAATGTTTATCGGCGTCACCTATCTGGTCGTCGTGTTCAGCCTGCTGATTCAGGCGACGACTCTAGGCCCGCTGATCCGCCGGCTCTATGTCTCGGGCTCATCGTCTGCACGAAATTCGGGGTGA
- the tssE gene encoding type VI secretion system baseplate subunit TssE, whose product MPAGPSLYDMLLGQIGGEPLDAYDDRTLECLSVQRNVQRILNTRAGALKHLPDYGLPDMTNIYKALPSSAHALKQQMEATLLKYEPRIRAIDIDILEDDDPGVLVSFEMTCHLKKAGLVRFGTYFEPPGRLHLKRRISGRG is encoded by the coding sequence ATGCCGGCGGGACCGTCCCTCTACGACATGCTGCTCGGCCAGATTGGCGGCGAGCCGCTCGACGCGTACGACGACCGCACGCTCGAATGCCTGAGCGTGCAGCGGAACGTGCAACGCATTCTGAACACGCGCGCGGGTGCGTTGAAGCACCTGCCCGACTATGGCCTGCCGGACATGACGAACATCTACAAGGCTCTGCCGTCGTCGGCACACGCGCTGAAGCAGCAGATGGAAGCGACGCTGCTGAAATACGAACCCCGCATTCGAGCGATCGACATCGACATCCTTGAGGACGACGACCCCGGTGTGCTGGTCAGCTTCGAAATGACCTGCCATTTGAAGAAGGCCGGGCTCGTGCGCTTCGGGACATATTTCGAGCCGCCGGGACGGCTGCATTTAAAAAGACGGATATCGGGACGAGGATGA
- the tssH gene encoding type VI secretion system ATPase TssH has product MTLRDDRRNVLWDTTHLLRRLNPHCAQALEAAASLCQTRLADEITVEHWLLKLIEAGDGDIPAILRHYTIDIDTLWDALLGAIDHLPRNLRGKPALSPQLAALLGDAWRHASSEDDDAQIRSGNLLQAIADTPYVLRAHNAWPLFSISSAQIERLLPRIAHRSCESESDSEGDEQESDTPQRTASAPAANGVSPTRQATPASADALARFAINLTNKARRGEIDPVFGRDREIQQMVDVLARRRKNNPILVGEPGVGKTALVEGLALRVAEGSVPNVIRDACVLTLDLGLLQAGAGVKGEFEQRLKNVIDEVQASALPILLFIDEAHTLIGAGNAAGGADAANLLKPALARGELRTIAATTWSEYKEFFERDAALERRFQMIKVDEPDDEAAVLMLRGLKSRYAQYHHVHIRDEALVAAVKLSRRYIPARQLPDKAVDLIDTAAARVRMGLETPPAELQRAHAAVAALELEHATLEDDQRAGIDKVEARRDVLDIALAKAQTELAELQTRYDRELELVQTLHRQRDSDSASRDAATFAHARHALSTAQGKAPLVFADVDAQAIARVVAEWTGVPVGSLVEDELRRLLTLETQLAARVVAQDDALAALCESLRIAKAGLKNEHAPLGVFLLAGPSGVGKTETALALADLLFGGEAALTTINMSEYQESHTVSQLKGSPPGYVGYGRGGILTEAVRQRPYSVVLLDEIEKAHRDVLDMFYQVFDRGMMRDGEGREIDFRNCVILMTSNLGSALIDETTADNPAIPHSELLDAIHPQLVAHFQPALLARFQTLVYRPLDTSALASIVRLKLAKVAQRLRRQHNVELSCDESLIDVMAELCLARESGARNVDAFLNQRILPTVSRELLARMASAIAPAKILLTSSPEGNLTIDFVDREEAVAEHTAIA; this is encoded by the coding sequence ATGACCCTGCGCGACGACCGAAGGAATGTTCTTTGGGACACCACTCACCTGCTGCGACGACTCAACCCCCACTGCGCGCAGGCACTCGAAGCGGCCGCGAGTCTCTGCCAGACGCGGCTGGCTGACGAGATCACGGTCGAGCACTGGTTGCTGAAGCTGATCGAAGCCGGCGACGGCGACATCCCCGCCATCCTTCGCCATTACACAATCGATATCGACACGCTCTGGGATGCGTTGCTCGGCGCGATCGATCATCTGCCTCGCAACCTGCGGGGCAAGCCGGCCCTGTCGCCGCAACTCGCGGCTTTGCTTGGGGATGCATGGCGTCACGCCTCATCAGAGGATGACGATGCGCAAATCCGCTCGGGCAATCTGCTGCAAGCGATCGCCGACACGCCGTATGTGCTGCGGGCGCATAACGCGTGGCCGCTGTTTTCCATCAGCAGCGCGCAGATCGAGCGGCTGCTGCCGCGAATTGCGCATCGGTCGTGCGAAAGTGAAAGTGACAGCGAAGGCGACGAACAGGAGTCCGACACGCCGCAACGTACCGCGAGCGCCCCGGCGGCGAACGGCGTTTCCCCGACCAGGCAAGCTACACCCGCAAGCGCCGACGCCCTCGCCCGCTTCGCGATCAACCTGACCAACAAGGCGCGTCGCGGCGAAATCGATCCGGTGTTCGGGCGCGATCGCGAGATCCAGCAGATGGTCGATGTGCTCGCGCGCCGCCGCAAGAACAATCCGATCCTCGTTGGCGAACCGGGTGTCGGCAAGACCGCGCTCGTCGAAGGGCTCGCGTTGCGCGTCGCCGAAGGCAGCGTGCCGAACGTGATTCGCGACGCGTGCGTTCTCACGCTCGATCTCGGCCTGCTGCAAGCGGGCGCGGGCGTGAAAGGCGAATTCGAGCAACGCCTGAAGAACGTGATCGACGAGGTGCAGGCGTCTGCGCTGCCGATCCTGCTCTTCATCGACGAAGCGCACACGCTGATCGGCGCCGGCAACGCGGCGGGCGGTGCGGACGCCGCGAACCTGCTCAAGCCCGCGCTCGCTCGCGGCGAATTGCGCACGATCGCGGCGACCACGTGGTCCGAATACAAGGAATTTTTCGAGCGCGACGCCGCGCTGGAACGCCGCTTCCAGATGATCAAGGTCGACGAGCCCGACGACGAGGCGGCCGTTTTGATGCTGCGCGGCCTGAAGAGCCGCTACGCCCAATACCATCACGTGCACATTCGCGACGAAGCGCTAGTCGCCGCGGTCAAGCTGTCGCGTCGCTACATTCCGGCGCGCCAGTTGCCGGACAAGGCCGTCGATCTGATCGACACCGCCGCCGCTCGCGTGCGCATGGGGCTCGAAACTCCCCCGGCCGAACTGCAACGCGCGCACGCCGCGGTCGCGGCGCTGGAGCTCGAACACGCGACGCTCGAAGACGACCAACGCGCCGGCATCGACAAAGTCGAAGCACGCCGCGATGTGCTGGACATCGCGCTCGCGAAGGCGCAGACCGAACTCGCGGAGCTGCAGACACGCTACGACCGGGAACTCGAACTCGTCCAAACGCTGCACCGGCAACGGGACAGCGACTCCGCGTCGCGCGACGCCGCCACGTTTGCGCATGCACGTCACGCGCTCTCGACAGCGCAAGGCAAAGCCCCACTAGTCTTCGCCGACGTCGACGCCCAGGCGATCGCGCGCGTCGTTGCCGAATGGACCGGCGTGCCGGTCGGCAGCCTCGTCGAAGACGAACTGCGGAGACTGTTGACGCTGGAAACGCAGCTCGCGGCGCGCGTCGTCGCGCAGGACGATGCGCTCGCCGCGCTATGCGAAAGCCTGCGCATCGCCAAAGCTGGGCTCAAGAATGAACATGCGCCGCTCGGCGTGTTTTTGCTCGCGGGGCCATCCGGCGTCGGCAAAACCGAAACTGCGCTCGCGCTCGCCGACCTGCTGTTCGGAGGCGAGGCCGCGCTCACTACGATCAACATGTCGGAGTACCAGGAATCGCACACGGTCTCGCAGTTGAAGGGCTCACCGCCCGGCTACGTCGGCTATGGACGCGGCGGTATTCTGACCGAGGCGGTGCGGCAGCGTCCGTATAGCGTGGTGCTGCTCGACGAAATAGAAAAAGCGCATCGCGATGTGCTCGACATGTTCTACCAGGTGTTCGATCGCGGCATGATGCGCGACGGTGAGGGGCGCGAGATCGACTTTCGCAACTGCGTGATCCTGATGACGTCCAATCTCGGCAGCGCGCTGATTGACGAAACGACCGCGGACAATCCCGCGATCCCGCATAGCGAACTACTCGACGCGATTCATCCACAGCTCGTCGCGCACTTCCAGCCCGCGCTGCTCGCGCGCTTCCAGACGCTCGTGTACCGGCCGCTCGATACGAGCGCGCTCGCCTCTATCGTGCGCCTGAAGCTTGCGAAAGTCGCGCAGCGTCTGCGCCGCCAGCACAACGTCGAACTGAGCTGCGACGAATCGCTGATCGATGTGATGGCCGAGCTGTGTCTCGCGCGCGAATCGGGCGCCCGCAATGTCGATGCATTCCTGAATCAGCGCATTCTGCCGACGGTGTCGCGCGAACTGCTCGCGCGCATGGCGAGCGCAATCGCGCCCGCGAAGATCCTGCTGACCAGTTCGCCCGAAGGCAATCTGACGATCGATTTCGTCGATCGCGAGGAAGCCGTTGCTGAACACACGGCGATCGCCTGA
- a CDS encoding Hcp family type VI secretion system effector produces the protein MAIPAYMWLKDDGGADIKGSVTVQGREGSVELVAFDHGVHIPTDGNTGKLTGTRVHKPITLTKETDASTPYLYKAVTSGQTLKSVEIKWYKIDDAGKEKEYFNTKLDNVKIVAVKPKMFDIKNPDYEKHNHIEEVELRYETVTWSYKDGNIIHKDTWNERS, from the coding sequence ATGGCAATTCCGGCCTACATGTGGCTCAAGGACGATGGCGGCGCCGACATCAAGGGTTCGGTGACGGTGCAAGGCCGTGAAGGCAGCGTCGAGCTCGTCGCGTTCGATCACGGCGTGCACATCCCGACCGACGGCAACACCGGCAAGCTCACCGGCACGCGCGTGCACAAGCCGATCACGCTGACGAAGGAAACCGACGCGTCGACGCCCTATCTGTACAAAGCGGTGACGAGCGGTCAGACGCTGAAGTCGGTCGAGATCAAGTGGTACAAGATCGACGACGCCGGCAAGGAAAAGGAGTACTTCAACACGAAGCTGGACAACGTGAAGATCGTCGCGGTCAAACCGAAGATGTTCGACATCAAGAACCCCGACTACGAGAAGCACAACCACATCGAAGAAGTCGAACTGCGCTACGAAACGGTCACATGGTCGTACAAGGACGGCAACATCATCCACAAGGACACCTGGAACGAGCGTTCCTGA